The following proteins come from a genomic window of Deinococcus sp. KSM4-11:
- a CDS encoding chemotaxis protein CheW, giving the protein MTRALLVELAGVAIAIPAEGVHCEVLESGRTTGLPVAAPLLLGLTVIHGRAVPVVNLAHLLGTPGHGTADLNVLTEVDGEGLALPADRTLGLIRLPDAPTQATPLSEPTPLPSPDGTGQVMVRTLNAPALLASLRVHLERV; this is encoded by the coding sequence ATGACCCGCGCGCTGCTCGTCGAACTGGCCGGGGTGGCCATCGCCATCCCCGCGGAGGGCGTCCACTGTGAAGTGCTGGAGTCCGGCCGCACCACCGGCCTGCCCGTAGCGGCGCCCCTGCTGCTGGGACTCACCGTCATCCACGGGCGCGCCGTTCCCGTCGTGAACCTCGCCCACCTGCTCGGCACCCCTGGACACGGTACGGCCGACCTGAACGTCCTGACCGAGGTGGACGGTGAAGGACTGGCCCTGCCGGCCGACCGCACCCTGGGCCTGATCCGCCTCCCGGACGCGCCCACCCAGGCCACGCCGCTCAGCGAACCCACCCCGCTGCCCTCCCCGGACGGCACCGGGCAAGTGATGGTGCGCACCCTGAACGCCCCGGCGCTGCTGGCCTCGCTGCGGGTGCACCTGGAGCGGGTCTAA
- a CDS encoding PleD family two-component system response regulator has product MARILIVDDSQADLNFLEAALRPANHAVTAITDPEAALDAALREKPDLVMIDVVMPGRSGYDVARAMKRTAELSDLKVIFVSSKGNDTDVKWGLRQGAVDYVVKPYTPEQVLGIVARHLN; this is encoded by the coding sequence ATGGCACGCATCCTGATCGTCGACGACTCGCAGGCCGACCTGAACTTCCTCGAAGCCGCCCTTCGCCCCGCCAACCACGCCGTCACGGCCATCACTGATCCAGAGGCCGCCCTGGACGCCGCGCTGCGCGAGAAGCCGGATCTGGTCATGATCGACGTGGTCATGCCCGGCCGCAGCGGCTACGACGTCGCCCGCGCCATGAAGCGCACCGCAGAACTCTCGGATCTCAAGGTGATCTTCGTGTCCAGCAAGGGCAATGACACCGACGTGAAGTGGGGCCTGCGTCAGGGCGCCGTGGACTACGTGGTCAAGCCCTACACCCCTGAACAGGTTCTGGGCATCGTCGCCCGGCACCTGAACTGA
- a CDS encoding MHYT domain-containing protein, with the protein MEHPLIQTWNLGYIGLSYVIATLTSFVSLELAGRAGRDRNIGSNHFWQIAQALLLGYGIWAMHFVGMLALHSNMPSSFQLLPTVLSGLAAVALVYPALRILHAGALSLGRLAVAGTVAGSGIVVMHYLGMAAYRMPGTTVQVIWAPLVASVVIAIGASMVALFLFGLLASDWAAQRRRVLLYSVKTVAALVMGVAITGMHYTGMAALRYAIDPAAEANLMAVQTSDAGMLALVIGVVSFLLIGLAVTTIAMDSTGTLEASQTTAATD; encoded by the coding sequence ATGGAACATCCACTCATCCAGACATGGAACCTCGGTTACATAGGCCTCTCCTACGTGATCGCCACCCTGACCTCCTTCGTGTCACTCGAACTGGCAGGCCGGGCCGGGCGTGACCGCAACATCGGCTCCAACCACTTCTGGCAGATCGCGCAGGCGCTCTTACTGGGCTACGGCATCTGGGCCATGCACTTTGTCGGCATGCTCGCGCTGCACAGCAATATGCCCTCCTCCTTCCAGCTGCTGCCCACGGTGCTCTCCGGTCTGGCCGCCGTGGCCCTGGTCTATCCGGCGCTGCGCATCCTGCATGCGGGCGCCCTGAGCCTGGGCCGCTTGGCCGTGGCTGGCACAGTCGCCGGCAGCGGCATCGTGGTCATGCACTACCTGGGCATGGCGGCCTACCGCATGCCTGGCACCACCGTCCAGGTCATCTGGGCTCCGCTGGTCGCCTCGGTCGTGATCGCCATCGGCGCCAGCATGGTCGCGCTCTTTCTGTTCGGGCTGCTCGCCAGCGACTGGGCAGCGCAGCGCCGGCGCGTCCTGCTTTACAGCGTGAAGACCGTGGCCGCCCTGGTCATGGGCGTCGCGATCACCGGCATGCACTACACGGGCATGGCCGCCCTGCGGTACGCCATCGATCCCGCCGCCGAAGCGAACCTGATGGCCGTTCAGACGTCCGACGCCGGGATGCTCGCCCTCGTGATCGGGGTGGTGTCCTTCCTGCTGATCGGCCTGGCCGTGACCACCATCGCCATGGACTCCACGGGCACCCTCGAGGCCTCCCAGACCACCGCCGCCACCGACTGA
- a CDS encoding SDR family oxidoreductase: MSLKSLFDLSGRVALITGGSRGLGLQIAEALGEYGATIVLTARKQHELDEAQAHLVAQGVPTHVYVGDLGAFDTLDPLIERIHADVGAIDILVNNAGATWGAPTVDHPLDAWQKVMNVNVTGMFLITQSVLKRCMLPRGKGRIVNVASVAGLQGNDPRMSPTLAYNTSKGAVVNFTRALAAEMAGHGITVNAICPGYFPTKMTRGTLAYGEQQILSHTPMHRLGTDQDLKGLALLLSSDASAYMTGQNIAVDGGSSSV, translated from the coding sequence ATGTCCCTGAAGAGTCTCTTCGACCTGAGTGGCCGCGTCGCCCTGATCACTGGCGGGTCGCGCGGCCTGGGGCTGCAAATTGCCGAGGCGCTCGGCGAATACGGCGCGACCATCGTCCTGACCGCCCGCAAGCAGCACGAACTCGACGAAGCCCAGGCCCACCTGGTCGCCCAGGGCGTACCTACACACGTGTATGTGGGAGACCTCGGGGCCTTCGACACCCTGGATCCGCTGATCGAGCGCATCCACGCGGACGTCGGTGCCATCGACATCCTGGTGAACAATGCCGGGGCGACCTGGGGGGCGCCCACCGTGGATCACCCCCTGGACGCGTGGCAGAAGGTCATGAACGTGAACGTGACCGGCATGTTCCTGATCACGCAGTCGGTCCTGAAACGCTGCATGCTGCCGCGGGGCAAGGGACGCATCGTGAACGTCGCCTCCGTCGCGGGGCTGCAGGGCAACGACCCGCGCATGTCACCCACGCTGGCCTACAACACCAGCAAGGGTGCCGTGGTGAATTTCACCCGCGCCCTGGCCGCCGAGATGGCCGGACACGGTATCACCGTGAACGCCATCTGTCCCGGTTACTTCCCCACCAAGATGACCAGGGGCACCCTCGCCTACGGCGAGCAGCAGATCCTCTCGCACACGCCCATGCACCGGCTGGGCACGGATCAGGATCTCAAGGGCCTCGCGCTGCTGCTGTCCAGCGACGCCAGCGCCTACATGACCGGGCAGAACATCGCTGTGGACGGCGGCTCCAGCAGCGTATGA
- a CDS encoding MaoC family dehydratase, with the protein MRAEELAAHVGQEVALSAWIEIDQARIDAFAAATGDHQFIHVDPERAAHGPFGATIAHGFLTLSLLAGEFMTRGGAPHIDGSRLTVNYGLNRVRFITPVKVGSTLRNRAVLLAVEPGDGYVQITVLNTIEIDGEPRPACTAESVFRVYV; encoded by the coding sequence ATGCGTGCCGAGGAACTCGCGGCCCATGTCGGTCAGGAAGTGGCCCTCTCGGCCTGGATCGAGATCGATCAGGCGCGCATCGACGCCTTCGCCGCCGCCACCGGCGACCACCAGTTCATTCACGTGGATCCGGAGCGCGCCGCGCACGGCCCCTTCGGCGCCACCATCGCCCACGGCTTCCTGACGCTCTCGCTGCTCGCTGGCGAGTTCATGACGCGGGGTGGCGCCCCTCACATCGACGGGAGCCGCCTGACCGTCAACTATGGCCTGAACCGCGTGCGCTTCATCACGCCCGTGAAGGTCGGCTCGACCCTTCGTAACCGCGCCGTGCTCCTGGCCGTCGAACCCGGCGACGGGTACGTCCAGATCACGGTGCTCAACACCATCGAGATCGACGGTGAGCCGCGCCCTGCCTGCACCGCCGAAAGCGTGTTCCGGGTTTACGTGTGA
- a CDS encoding acyl-CoA dehydrogenase family protein has translation MTVFDVSARSRDLRERLTAFMAEHIYPNDADVHRQIAEGDRWQHLPLIDELKPRAQEAGLWNLFLPPASSRNGQYGAGLNNLDYAPLCELMGRVWWAPEVFNCSAPDTGNMEVLARYGTPEQQERWLVPLLNGEIRSAFSMTEPDVASSDATNIQSSIVRDGDDYVINGDKWWTSGAGDPRCTISIFMGKTDPSAEKHLQQSMILVPMDAPGVTKERMLTVFGYDDAPHGHAQMGFRNVRVPASNMLLGEGRGFEIAQGRLGPGRIHHCMRLIGQAERALELMVQRASQRTAFGTTLLGHQHVREAIAESRMEIDQARLLTLNAAHMMDTVGNKAARGQIAAIKVVAPNVALRVIDRAIQVYGGAGVSQDTPLAMMYAQARTLRLADGPDIVHTETVAKVEIKRQAGLNFT, from the coding sequence ATGACCGTATTTGACGTCTCCGCCCGCTCGCGGGATCTGCGTGAGCGGCTCACCGCGTTCATGGCCGAGCACATCTACCCGAACGACGCGGATGTTCACCGGCAGATCGCCGAGGGCGACCGCTGGCAGCACCTGCCGCTGATCGACGAGCTCAAGCCCAGGGCGCAGGAAGCGGGCCTGTGGAATCTGTTCCTGCCGCCCGCCAGCAGCCGGAACGGGCAGTATGGGGCGGGCCTGAACAACCTCGACTATGCCCCGCTGTGCGAACTCATGGGCCGGGTGTGGTGGGCGCCGGAGGTCTTCAACTGCTCCGCACCGGACACCGGGAACATGGAGGTGCTGGCGCGCTACGGTACGCCGGAGCAGCAGGAGCGGTGGCTGGTGCCGCTGCTGAACGGCGAGATCCGCAGCGCCTTCTCGATGACCGAACCCGACGTGGCGTCGAGCGACGCGACGAACATCCAGTCCAGCATCGTGCGGGACGGGGACGACTACGTCATCAACGGCGACAAGTGGTGGACGAGCGGCGCGGGCGATCCCCGCTGCACCATCAGCATCTTCATGGGCAAGACCGACCCGTCCGCCGAGAAGCACCTGCAGCAGAGCATGATCCTGGTGCCCATGGACGCGCCTGGCGTGACCAAAGAGCGCATGTTGACCGTGTTTGGCTACGACGACGCCCCGCATGGTCACGCGCAGATGGGCTTCCGAAACGTGCGCGTGCCGGCGAGCAACATGCTGCTCGGGGAGGGACGCGGCTTCGAGATCGCCCAGGGCCGCCTGGGACCGGGACGCATCCATCACTGCATGCGCCTGATCGGGCAGGCCGAGCGCGCCCTGGAACTGATGGTGCAGCGTGCCAGCCAGCGCACGGCCTTCGGGACGACCCTGCTGGGGCACCAGCACGTGCGCGAGGCAATTGCCGAGAGTCGCATGGAGATCGACCAGGCACGGCTCCTGACCCTGAATGCGGCGCACATGATGGACACGGTGGGCAACAAGGCGGCGCGCGGACAGATCGCCGCGATCAAGGTCGTCGCGCCGAATGTCGCCCTGCGCGTCATCGACCGCGCCATCCAAGTGTATGGCGGCGCGGGCGTCAGTCAGGACACGCCCCTGGCCATGATGTACGCCCAGGCCCGCACCCTGCGCCTCGCGGACGGCCCGGACATCGTGCACACCGAGACCGTCGCGAAGGTGGAGATCAAACGTCAGGCCGGACTGAACTTCACTTGA
- a CDS encoding cytochrome c, which translates to MMRILMRSVGVLPAVTSAAQAATRGKAIYTANCAGCHAPTGAGMVGPNLKEAAGWSYVLFKRAMLQGKDDKGVVFKAPMPVWGKVGFAGDHGKAPTAAELKALQAYLNTLKFK; encoded by the coding sequence ATGATGCGAATTCTGATGAGGTCGGTCGGTGTCCTTCCCGCCGTCACGTCTGCTGCGCAGGCGGCCACCAGAGGGAAGGCGATCTATACCGCCAACTGCGCGGGATGCCACGCGCCGACGGGCGCCGGCATGGTCGGCCCGAATCTGAAAGAAGCGGCGGGCTGGTCGTATGTACTGTTCAAACGCGCCATGCTCCAGGGAAAAGACGATAAGGGCGTGGTCTTCAAGGCCCCCATGCCGGTGTGGGGGAAGGTGGGCTTTGCGGGAGATCACGGGAAGGCGCCCACCGCCGCCGAACTGAAGGCGCTCCAGGCATACCTGAACACCCTGAAGTTCAAGTGA
- a CDS encoding SDR family oxidoreductase — translation MEFKSKVIVVTGAASGIGLALAARFVQEGATVIASDRNAEGGAAKAAEIGARFVPADVGQEADVKALIDDVLAREGRIDLFCSNAGIGIGEGPETPDKQWDLIHRVNVMSHVWAARHLLPHMLERGEGYLLNTASAAGLLTELHSAPYAVTKHAALAFAEWLAITYGDRGIKVAALCPEGVWTPMIQNAPLLQQTAISTDELVEKTLEVLRADGFLIVTHPTTLKSFQTKANDYEVWLSKMRHLRKKAMALLGGQTVFPAGRES, via the coding sequence ATGGAATTCAAGAGCAAAGTGATTGTCGTGACCGGCGCCGCCTCGGGGATTGGACTGGCGCTCGCCGCCCGCTTCGTTCAGGAAGGCGCGACGGTGATCGCTTCCGACCGCAATGCGGAAGGCGGCGCCGCGAAGGCGGCCGAGATCGGGGCGCGTTTCGTTCCAGCGGATGTCGGTCAGGAGGCGGACGTCAAGGCCCTGATCGACGACGTGCTGGCACGGGAGGGCCGAATCGACCTGTTCTGCTCGAATGCCGGCATCGGCATCGGCGAGGGGCCGGAAACGCCGGACAAGCAGTGGGATCTGATCCACCGGGTCAATGTGATGAGTCACGTCTGGGCCGCGCGGCACCTGCTGCCACACATGCTGGAGCGGGGTGAGGGGTACCTGCTGAATACCGCCTCGGCGGCGGGTCTGCTGACGGAACTGCACTCGGCCCCGTACGCGGTCACCAAACATGCCGCCCTGGCCTTCGCCGAGTGGCTGGCCATCACCTACGGCGACCGGGGCATCAAAGTGGCGGCCCTGTGCCCGGAGGGCGTATGGACGCCCATGATCCAGAACGCTCCCCTGCTCCAGCAGACGGCCATCAGCACCGACGAACTTGTCGAGAAGACGCTGGAGGTGCTGCGGGCCGACGGGTTCCTGATCGTGACCCATCCGACCACCCTGAAATCCTTCCAGACTAAGGCCAACGATTACGAGGTGTGGCTCAGCAAGATGCGTCACCTCCGCAAGAAGGCCATGGCCCTGCTGGGCGGACAGACAGTCTTCCCAGCGGGCAGAGAGTCGTGA
- a CDS encoding phosphotransferase family protein, translating into MTGTDTAPVRPGEELPLEALREALRGRVAGNVDDLSVAQFPGGFSNLTYLVRAGAHEYVLRRAPLGPVPKGAHDMAREAHLLERIHPVLPVAPQPVLVVEDPEVIGSPFYLMERRHGVVVRTALPAAYALMPDAPRRMSEALADTLADLHAVDIAAAGLTGIGKPEGFNARQVAGWAGRWRRAREALHGTGDLPAPAVLRDELVIAWLEAHTPVESAHTLVHNDFKLDNLMLDPTDPGRVTALLDWEMTTVGDPLVDLGLTLTYWTMPEQPGREPSAVGATIPGFLSREELIARYEQSSGRHVTSSLSWYEVLGHFKLAVIVLQIYARYRAGQTTDPRFAPLAGQATWLIQEAWRRIAAHSDAVGGADLVPTDE; encoded by the coding sequence GTGACCGGAACCGACACGGCGCCCGTCCGGCCCGGGGAGGAACTCCCCCTGGAAGCGCTGCGTGAAGCGCTGCGGGGACGGGTGGCAGGGAACGTGGATGACTTGAGTGTGGCGCAGTTCCCGGGCGGCTTCTCGAACCTCACCTACCTCGTCCGGGCCGGAGCGCACGAGTATGTCCTGCGGCGCGCCCCGCTGGGGCCGGTGCCGAAGGGGGCGCACGACATGGCGCGCGAGGCCCACCTGCTGGAACGCATCCATCCGGTGCTCCCGGTGGCACCCCAGCCTGTCTTGGTTGTCGAGGATCCTGAGGTGATCGGATCGCCCTTCTACCTGATGGAGCGGCGTCACGGGGTGGTCGTCAGAACGGCGCTCCCCGCCGCCTACGCGCTGATGCCCGACGCGCCCCGCCGCATGTCCGAGGCCCTGGCCGACACCTTGGCTGACCTCCACGCCGTGGACATCGCCGCCGCCGGGCTGACGGGCATCGGCAAACCGGAGGGCTTCAATGCCCGTCAGGTGGCCGGGTGGGCCGGCCGCTGGCGGCGGGCACGCGAGGCGTTGCACGGAACTGGAGACCTGCCGGCCCCGGCTGTCCTGCGCGACGAACTGGTCATTGCCTGGCTGGAGGCCCACACGCCGGTCGAAAGCGCCCATACCCTGGTACACAACGACTTCAAACTGGACAACCTGATGCTTGATCCCACCGACCCTGGCCGGGTGACCGCGCTGCTCGACTGGGAGATGACGACCGTGGGTGATCCGCTGGTGGATCTGGGCCTCACCCTGACGTACTGGACGATGCCTGAGCAGCCGGGGAGGGAGCCGAGTGCCGTGGGCGCGACCATTCCGGGATTTCTGAGCCGCGAGGAGCTGATCGCCCGCTACGAACAGTCCAGTGGTCGTCACGTGACGAGCAGCCTTTCGTGGTACGAGGTGCTGGGCCATTTCAAGCTCGCCGTGATCGTCCTACAGATCTACGCCCGCTACCGCGCCGGGCAGACCACGGATCCCCGTTTTGCGCCGCTGGCCGGTCAGGCGACGTGGCTGATCCAGGAAGCGTGGCGGCGGATCGCGGCCCACAGCGATGCGGTCGGCGGGGCAGACCTCGTGCCCACCGATGAGTGA
- a CDS encoding histidine phosphatase family protein, producing MSELILVRHGQATPFDTDTDRLSPLGEAQARAVGEALLTQGVTPSAVIHGTLVRQRRTAELAACPDWPEATSDPRLAEYDGDGLVRLLAPQLESRETALASLRQTFRDPATGVERNRAIQTYLEAVAKGWQAGSLTHPDVEPWTAFQARVQAALDDLMCLPSGSTALVFTSGGVIGTVVALVLGAPDTAALALNWRVKNGSMTRLTFGGGRISLDSFNEIHHLPLALRSWR from the coding sequence ATGAGTGAACTGATTCTCGTCCGCCACGGTCAGGCCACGCCCTTCGACACCGACACCGACCGGCTGTCCCCTTTGGGTGAAGCCCAGGCCCGCGCCGTCGGCGAGGCGCTGCTGACCCAGGGCGTGACGCCAAGCGCGGTGATCCACGGCACGCTCGTCCGGCAGCGGAGAACCGCGGAGCTCGCCGCATGCCCCGACTGGCCAGAAGCTACCAGTGATCCCCGACTCGCCGAGTACGACGGTGATGGCCTTGTGCGTCTCCTGGCGCCTCAGCTGGAATCACGTGAGACTGCACTGGCGTCCCTCAGGCAAACCTTCCGTGATCCGGCGACCGGCGTCGAACGCAACCGGGCCATCCAGACGTATCTCGAAGCGGTGGCGAAGGGCTGGCAGGCGGGAAGCCTCACCCACCCCGACGTGGAGCCATGGACGGCCTTCCAGGCGCGCGTACAGGCGGCCCTGGATGACCTGATGTGCTTGCCCTCTGGCTCCACCGCGCTCGTCTTTACCAGCGGCGGTGTGATCGGCACGGTGGTCGCCCTGGTGCTCGGTGCACCGGACACGGCCGCCCTCGCCCTGAACTGGCGCGTCAAAAACGGCAGCATGACCCGGTTGACCTTCGGTGGTGGCAGGATCAGTCTCGATTCCTTCAACGAGATCCACCACCTGCCGCTCGCCCTGCGTTCCTGGCGCTAG
- a CDS encoding PQQ-binding-like beta-propeller repeat protein, giving the protein MRKSGMKVGIALCTALLFGQGLAMTGPSQEELNNADQATDSWLMYNKGYSGQRYSPLDQINTSNVSQMQRVCTFETGDDGGFQVTPQVYKGVMFFTQANRTFAVDARTCKALWVNKYMMDTSSVLTTNRGLAIADGVLYRGTPNAHVIAIDAGTGKQLWDTKVADSAVGYFLSSAPIYYNGKVFIGEAGADWGIKAHMYAFDAKTGKKAWTFDMIPTGTQTGADTWKRAESTVTGGGSMWTSYTLDTATGKLYISVGNPAPDFAAQYRPGDNLFTNTVTVLDAETGKYDHHYSQQPHDDKDYDTAAAPVLYDLDGQKRLAVATKAGWLFGYNEDDKSQVFKQAMIKTTNQEKPTTREGLPICPNYSAGSQWSGPSFDPQNKMLFVNSVDWCGVVKLGEVRLIKGQLFFGGSMQLDPANKAVGNTTAYDAATGKPMWKYELPGIRIVGGVTSTGGNLVLAGAMNGTFYALDSKSGKVLFKDNIDTAPIGGGVSTYEVAGKQYMAIAAGNTSKGTAGVKNVGSRIAIYSLK; this is encoded by the coding sequence ATGCGGAAATCAGGAATGAAGGTTGGCATCGCGCTGTGCACTGCCCTGCTGTTCGGTCAAGGACTCGCCATGACGGGCCCCAGCCAGGAAGAGCTGAACAACGCCGACCAGGCGACCGACTCGTGGCTGATGTACAACAAGGGCTACAGCGGCCAGCGCTACTCGCCGCTCGACCAGATCAACACCAGCAACGTCTCGCAGATGCAGCGCGTCTGCACCTTCGAGACCGGTGACGACGGCGGCTTCCAGGTGACGCCGCAGGTCTACAAGGGCGTGATGTTCTTCACGCAGGCCAACCGCACCTTCGCCGTGGACGCCCGCACCTGCAAGGCGCTGTGGGTCAACAAGTACATGATGGACACGTCCTCGGTGCTGACCACCAACCGCGGTCTGGCCATCGCCGACGGCGTCCTGTACCGCGGCACGCCCAATGCCCACGTGATCGCCATCGATGCCGGCACCGGCAAGCAGCTGTGGGATACCAAGGTGGCGGACTCGGCGGTCGGCTACTTCCTCTCCTCCGCACCCATCTACTACAACGGCAAGGTCTTCATCGGCGAGGCCGGCGCGGACTGGGGCATCAAGGCGCACATGTACGCCTTCGACGCCAAGACCGGCAAGAAGGCCTGGACCTTCGACATGATCCCCACTGGCACCCAGACCGGTGCGGACACCTGGAAGCGGGCCGAATCGACCGTCACCGGCGGCGGCAGCATGTGGACGAGCTACACGCTGGATACGGCCACCGGGAAGCTGTACATCTCGGTCGGCAACCCCGCGCCCGACTTCGCCGCGCAGTACCGCCCCGGCGACAACCTCTTCACGAACACCGTGACCGTGCTCGATGCCGAGACTGGCAAGTACGACCACCACTACTCGCAGCAACCGCACGACGACAAGGACTACGACACCGCCGCCGCGCCAGTGCTGTATGACCTCGACGGGCAGAAGCGCCTCGCGGTCGCCACGAAGGCCGGCTGGCTGTTCGGCTACAACGAAGACGACAAGTCCCAGGTCTTCAAGCAGGCCATGATCAAGACCACCAACCAGGAGAAGCCCACCACCCGCGAGGGGCTGCCGATCTGCCCCAACTACTCGGCCGGCTCGCAGTGGTCCGGCCCGTCCTTCGATCCCCAGAACAAGATGCTGTTCGTGAACTCCGTCGACTGGTGCGGCGTCGTGAAGCTCGGTGAGGTGCGCCTGATCAAGGGCCAGCTGTTCTTCGGCGGCTCCATGCAGCTCGACCCGGCGAACAAGGCGGTCGGCAACACCACGGCCTATGACGCCGCCACCGGCAAGCCGATGTGGAAGTACGAGCTGCCCGGTATCCGCATCGTGGGCGGCGTGACCTCCACCGGCGGGAACCTGGTGCTGGCCGGCGCCATGAACGGCACGTTCTACGCCCTGGATTCCAAGAGCGGCAAGGTGCTGTTCAAGGACAACATCGACACCGCCCCGATCGGCGGCGGCGTGTCCACCTACGAGGTCGCTGGCAAGCAGTACATGGCCATCGCGGCCGGCAACACCTCCAAGGGCACTGCAGGCGTGAAGAACGTCGGATCGCGCATCGCGATCTACAGTCTCAAATGA
- a CDS encoding cytochrome c, whose translation MHLTRLLPLLLLAGPALAATPQYTKAQATAGAKTYTAQCSMCHGTKLSNGGAPKLAGPMFFQKWATNSLDDFHFIMSSTMPQTNPGGLKPVEYINVLAYVLQVNGFKPGTKALAVKDLKSYTFKK comes from the coding sequence ATGCACCTCACCCGACTGCTGCCCCTGCTCCTCCTCGCCGGCCCGGCGCTGGCCGCCACGCCCCAGTACACCAAGGCGCAGGCGACCGCGGGCGCCAAGACCTACACGGCCCAATGCTCCATGTGCCACGGCACAAAGTTGAGCAACGGTGGGGCCCCGAAACTCGCGGGCCCCATGTTCTTCCAGAAATGGGCGACCAACAGCCTCGACGACTTCCACTTCATCATGTCCAGCACCATGCCGCAGACCAACCCCGGCGGCCTCAAGCCCGTCGAGTACATCAACGTGCTGGCGTACGTCCTGCAGGTAAACGGCTTCAAGCCCGGCACCAAGGCGCTCGCGGTCAAAGATCTGAAGTCGTACACCTTCAAGAAATAA
- a CDS encoding TetR/AcrR family transcriptional regulator, with translation MQGDPGSPLHPQTKRHLHNSQRLRAAAIREFARHGLHGTKVSNIVAAAQLTQPSFYRTWPSKEAAFEQIVSETLRSWREAATRIMAGPRTLPLRPRMEQGLSRLYTLLVEDLELTHMVLREDLKNADRYLPFIDIYTQVFLEAQAHRLIIQTPAETLAQAYTAITDRLFYARLYTQECSVGDTVQEAMSLLLPLFHPLPPKETP, from the coding sequence ATGCAGGGTGACCCCGGCTCCCCGCTTCACCCCCAGACGAAGCGGCATCTGCACAACTCGCAGCGGCTCCGCGCCGCCGCCATCCGGGAGTTCGCGCGGCATGGTCTGCACGGCACCAAGGTCAGCAACATCGTGGCCGCCGCACAGTTGACCCAGCCCTCGTTCTACCGCACGTGGCCCAGCAAGGAAGCGGCCTTCGAACAGATCGTGTCCGAAACGCTGAGAAGCTGGCGGGAAGCTGCCACCAGGATCATGGCTGGCCCCAGAACCCTGCCGCTCAGGCCGCGCATGGAACAGGGCCTTTCGAGACTGTACACGCTGCTGGTCGAGGATCTGGAACTCACCCACATGGTGCTGCGAGAAGACCTGAAAAACGCTGACCGCTATCTGCCCTTCATCGACATTTACACGCAGGTTTTCCTGGAGGCCCAGGCCCACCGCCTGATCATCCAGACGCCAGCGGAGACCCTTGCCCAGGCGTACACCGCCATCACCGACCGCCTGTTCTATGCCCGCCTGTACACGCAGGAATGCAGCGTCGGGGACACCGTCCAGGAAGCGATGAGCCTGCTCCTTCCCCTCTTTCACCCCCTCCCCCCGAAGGAGACCCCCTGA